From a region of the Beduinella massiliensis genome:
- a CDS encoding M55 family metallopeptidase → MKQFYLSADIEGTCGIAHWDETEKGKDGYEHFARQMSREVAAACEGILAAGAEGVLVKDAHDSARNINPELLPEAATIFRGWGRDMFVMMSGLTEAHAGVFFTGYHSAAGADGNPLSHTMNTQNNEVRINGIRTSELYINSLTAAMLGVPVVMVTGDQMLCDFIKTQNPNIYTVPVSTGVGNGSVSIHPNLAVRRIRETAEAAAADCLANPDKFIFPLPDHFTVEINFKQHYLARRAACYKDAVQVDSRTVRFDTDAFLEALRFIFFVI, encoded by the coding sequence ATGAAGCAATTTTATCTTTCGGCGGACATCGAGGGCACCTGCGGCATCGCCCATTGGGACGAGACGGAGAAGGGCAAGGACGGCTACGAGCACTTCGCGAGGCAGATGTCGCGCGAGGTGGCAGCGGCCTGCGAGGGCATCCTCGCCGCGGGCGCGGAGGGTGTGCTCGTCAAGGACGCCCACGACAGCGCGCGCAATATCAACCCGGAGCTGCTGCCCGAGGCCGCGACGATCTTCCGCGGCTGGGGCCGCGACATGTTCGTCATGATGTCCGGCCTCACCGAAGCGCACGCGGGCGTCTTCTTCACCGGCTACCATAGCGCCGCGGGCGCGGACGGCAACCCCCTTTCCCATACCATGAACACCCAGAACAACGAGGTGCGCATCAACGGCATCCGCACCAGCGAGCTGTACATCAACAGCCTTACCGCCGCCATGCTCGGCGTCCCGGTCGTCATGGTCACCGGCGATCAGATGCTCTGCGACTTCATCAAGACGCAGAACCCCAACATCTACACCGTGCCCGTCAGCACCGGCGTGGGCAACGGCTCCGTCTCCATCCACCCGAACCTCGCCGTGCGCCGCATCCGCGAGACGGCCGAGGCCGCCGCGGCCGACTGCCTCGCAAACCCCGATAAGTTTATCTTCCCGCTGCCCGACCACTTCACCGTCGAGATCAACTTCAAGCAGCACTACCTCGCCCGCCGCGCCGCCTGCTATAAGGACGCCGTGCAGGTCGATTCCCGCACCGTGCGCTTCGACACCGACGCGTTCCTCGAAGCCCTGCGCTTCATCTTCTTCGTCATTTGA
- a CDS encoding LD-carboxypeptidase: MTSPRPVRPGDCVRIVGVSGAVRTAMGQSVERAAERVRSLGFRVQVDASAHAQYGYLSGTDRERAGALMRAFTDPGVDAVLCMKGGYGTPRILDRLDYAAIRESRRAFIGYSDITALHAAIQGRAGLCTFHGPMAVSDALSDDKPTRESLLRALAGEGGPLQNPDGAPLARLRGGQGRGELVGGNLSLVAALTGTPYELDTRGRILFLEDIGEKTYSVDRLLTQLRLAGKLSCCAGIVLGQFTDCEVEYPDYGLTLPQVFEDLLPPDVPAVRGLTAGHCTPNLTLPLGRACALDADAGTLTVL, encoded by the coding sequence ATGACGAGCCCTCGCCCCGTCCGGCCGGGGGACTGCGTGCGCATCGTGGGCGTTTCCGGCGCGGTTCGCACGGCCATGGGCCAGAGCGTGGAGCGGGCGGCGGAGCGCGTCCGCTCGCTGGGCTTCCGCGTGCAGGTGGACGCTTCCGCGCACGCGCAATACGGCTACCTCTCCGGCACGGACCGGGAGCGGGCGGGGGCGCTGATGCGCGCCTTCACCGACCCGGGCGTGGACGCGGTGCTGTGCATGAAGGGCGGCTACGGCACGCCGCGCATCCTGGACCGGCTCGACTACGCGGCCATCCGCGAGAGCCGCCGCGCGTTCATCGGCTACAGCGACATCACGGCGCTGCACGCGGCGATTCAGGGCCGCGCGGGGCTGTGCACCTTTCACGGCCCCATGGCCGTCAGCGACGCGCTTTCGGACGACAAGCCGACGCGGGAAAGCCTGCTGCGCGCGCTGGCGGGGGAGGGCGGGCCCCTTCAAAACCCGGACGGCGCGCCGCTTGCCCGCCTGCGCGGCGGGCAAGGCCGGGGCGAGCTGGTGGGCGGCAACCTCTCGCTCGTCGCGGCCCTGACCGGCACGCCCTACGAGCTGGACACGCGCGGACGCATCCTCTTTCTGGAGGACATCGGGGAGAAGACCTACAGCGTGGACAGGCTGCTGACGCAGCTTCGCCTCGCGGGCAAGCTCTCCTGCTGCGCGGGCATCGTGCTCGGCCAGTTCACCGACTGCGAGGTGGAGTACCCGGATTACGGCCTGACGCTGCCCCAGGTGTTTGAGGATCTGCTGCCTCCGGACGTTCCGGCGGTGCGCGGCCTGACGGCGGGGCACTGCACCCCGAACCTGACGCTGCCGCTGGGCCGCGCGTGCGCCCTCGACGCGGACGCGGGCACGCTCACGGTCCTGTAA
- a CDS encoding tripartite tricarboxylate transporter TctB family protein — protein MKRTRTLAFSNLAGAILFLCLGIWAFVQTLGFAQVKGTYVQPALFPQIMIAGLVIFSAALLVQSIVKLKTMGESDPLAAPAATLNFLKDKGVLYALVVILLCVLFVALFKPLGYVICSAAVSFVIMVMIGKRNWVQMALVSVLVPLLMWFVFYKVLTVNIPMGPLKVLAELVDKI, from the coding sequence GTGAAAAGGACCCGTACGCTCGCGTTTTCCAACCTGGCCGGTGCGATCCTCTTTCTGTGCCTCGGCATCTGGGCGTTTGTGCAGACGCTGGGCTTTGCGCAGGTAAAGGGCACCTACGTGCAGCCCGCGCTGTTCCCGCAGATCATGATCGCGGGCCTGGTAATCTTCTCAGCCGCGCTGCTGGTGCAGTCCATCGTGAAGCTGAAGACCATGGGCGAGAGCGACCCGCTGGCCGCGCCCGCCGCCACGCTGAACTTTTTGAAGGACAAGGGCGTGCTCTACGCGCTGGTCGTCATCCTGCTGTGCGTCTTGTTCGTGGCGCTGTTCAAGCCGCTGGGCTACGTCATCTGCTCGGCCGCCGTCTCGTTCGTCATCATGGTCATGATCGGCAAGCGCAACTGGGTGCAGATGGCGCTGGTGTCGGTGCTGGTGCCGCTGCTGATGTGGTTTGTGTTCTACAAGGTGCTGACCGTGAACATCCCCATGGGCCCGCTGAAGGTATTGGCGGAGCTCGTGGACAAAATTTAA
- a CDS encoding peptidylprolyl isomerase yields MNDGSVIYGELYPETAPQSVGNFIALANNEYYNGLKFHRVIAGFMIQGGDPDGDGTGGPGYAIKGEFSNNGVENPISHERGVLSMARSTNNDSAGSQFFICHADSTHLDGQYAAFGRVLEGMDTVDVIASTSTDAANAPKTEQVMKLVHVETYGTEYPFDKIVD; encoded by the coding sequence ATGAACGACGGCAGCGTCATCTACGGCGAGCTGTACCCCGAGACCGCGCCCCAGAGCGTCGGCAACTTCATCGCCCTGGCGAACAATGAGTATTACAACGGGCTTAAGTTCCACCGCGTCATCGCCGGCTTCATGATTCAGGGCGGCGACCCGGACGGCGACGGCACCGGCGGCCCGGGCTACGCCATCAAGGGCGAGTTCTCCAACAACGGCGTGGAAAACCCCATCTCCCACGAGCGCGGGGTGCTCTCCATGGCGCGTTCCACCAATAACGACTCCGCGGGCTCGCAGTTCTTCATCTGCCATGCGGATTCCACGCATCTGGACGGCCAGTACGCCGCTTTCGGCCGCGTGCTCGAGGGCATGGACACGGTGGACGTGATCGCTTCCACCTCGACGGACGCCGCCAACGCGCCCAAGACCGAGCAGGTCATGAAGCTCGTGCACGTGGAAACCTACGGCACGGAGTACCCGTTCGACAAGATCGTCGATTGA